TAAGTGTTTTACAAGCGTTAATAAAATCTctctttttatttcttgtgggatttttttctcttgtctAGGCAGCTCTTGCGTTTCACACGCCAGAGTgttataaaatattcttttaaaacatttaCAAATTCATACATACAGATGTCCGTTTACCTGCGAACTATCATATAAGTTACATTTTACTTTCTTCTCTGGGCGCTTTATATTAGAATGTGTTTGATCTGTAAAGTtgcataatttttatttcacatAGCCTTCTCTGTTCATCAAGCTGATTCCAACTAAACTCCTTCGCTAATGCATAGCCTGGGGGCATTATTTGCTTAATCTTTCTAATGACTAGTCGTATTCCCGAGCGGCGTTCCATTGATTCAGCTCGACGAtaaaaagatttttcttttcctgggGTCCAAGTTCAGTCAGATATGTGCGTGCTTTTTACTGGACAAGATTGTTGTCTTCCCGCATTATTCTTACATCTTGGCTCAAATATGGATTAACACCATTTTCAGGTGAATTCTTTTTGACAAGGGAATTCGCGTCCTTTGTAGGCAATAAATAATGTATACATTTTTTCCATGATCCTTGTCCGCCTGATTGCATATAGACAACTGCAATTTTAAGGCGCAGTTTAAGTTTCCCACTTCAGTTTCACCAGACCTCAGCAGCAGATGGAATAGTGTTGTGTACTGGTCTCCCCGCGGTTGCTGCTGTGGTTTCGTAGATGACGCAGTTCGTATTTTGCCCCATTGCACAGTTGCTAATTTGCATTCCAGGGCTTCCATCGTTAACAGAATTCGGTGGCATGCCGATTGCCTGGTTGTTAAATCCCGTGTTATGGAGCATTTGAGAGTTGTCTAAAGTAGTTGGCACATCAGCTAGTAAACTAGGATCAGCCTTCATGTAGAAATCATCAAATGTTGCCGTGGGGAAGTGTGCGTTTTGAGAAGCTAAATGTATGAAAGAAATATGAAACTCGGTTAGCAACAAGAAACAAACCTCTTCTCAAACCATGAACGACGAAACTGTCGATTTTGGTCGCTACAGAATCGTGGTTTGCAAACAAGCTCATTGCGATTAAGAGAGATAGTGTTCGAGCTTAGAGGGCCTATATCTAAAGGGTTATGAAATGACGCGTTAGCTATCAAACGAGGCAAAATTGTTGCCGGATTTTCTGATGTTAAAGTTTGTTCATCTGAGTTTTTAATAATTCAATACCAAGAGAAGcaatttttaacaattttgaatCCCTGCATATTCAAAGGAAACGTAACTGCTCCATGTAACTTGAAGAGTCTACATTTCTTAAGACATTTAAGGAATTTACCTTTGGTGAATCTAAAATGAAGAATATTGGAACTTCACTGACTCAGAGGTGATTTTTTAACatattagaaacaaacaagaaaaaagctGATTGCATAAATTTTAAGGATAATGCGCCGCTTATCCACAATGGTTTCTGCCGACATGAGACTCTTCCTACTTCAAGCTTACTTTTTTCTCAGCTTCATGTGCATTTGAGTTGATAGAGAAGATTTTGCGGCCAGACGAAtttcaaatggaaaaaaagtttttcttccccTTAATTTTGTTCAGTAATCGTGCTTACGGGGAGTATTGAAAATTGGAAGCAAGTCTGTATAAAATCTGTCTCCAAGGTTTTTAATGGCTTTGACAAATCTCTTTTGAAGGGGTTTGACTTTTACTTACAAAACCTAAACGACAAACCTTTTCAATTATTGACGACGCAAGATATCTGTAAAACAGTGGGTAACTTGTTTCTCAAGTGAGCCGGACACGAAATTTGTACATAGTATTTGGAATGGCTGAAATCACGACATGTTGAAAGCCGACTATCATTTCCGCCACTGGTATACAATAGTGAATCTTGCaatagcatataatacgcgtcAATCGAGACGTTTAATATCTCAAGGAAGTAACTTGCACCAAGTTTATGCCCGGCGCATCCCTTATCATCCAACAACATTTGCGATAAAGAGCATTTCCATTTTGCCATTTCCTGCCGACTCATATTAAATGTCTCGGGATATTGCATGGCATGTTGCCCCTTACAGGCTATTTTTAGCGTTAGAGTTTTCTGTCCAATTTGGATCGATCCGCGCGAAAACTGTTGCCACAGCTGTTGATTCTCATCGATGAGGTAAAAATTTCAAGAAGCCAAAATGGTTGAATAATATCCTTCTCTAACAATGGGAGATTGAAAAGCGAATTATTCAAATTCGTCATTTTAAGTATCTTTCGGTAACCAGCCAGATTTCCGAAAAAAAATGCGTTTGTGATAACCACTTAGCGGTGCCGTAGCCAAACAGGAATGTTCAGAGTTGTGCGGTTAGAATAGAAGGCTTTCACTCTATGCCGCCGCGCGCAGGCCCAAAAGCGACTAGTTAAGAACGTTCTTCGTGAAATTTTCCATCTCTATGGGCAACTTATCAAATCTATCAGCCTTTTACAGCTTCAGGCGAGCGAACAAAATGTCAGACGCTGTTAATGCTATCTGACTGAAGAGCTTTCGAGTGCTTCTTAAACATTCACTCGAGTGCTTTCCATTTAACCTTGAATGATATAGTCCCCATCATACAACCACAGGGAACGGACGCGCTTaccttcaagaaaaaaatccGATTAAACACGCAGATTAACGGAATTTCTGCAGAAGTGTACATGAAGACAAGAACATTAGTTTTTGCGGCCGTACCTGAGTAATTTATATGCGATGTGTTGATTGACTGTTCGCTGTTTGGTGCTGTTTCGTTTCCAAGGTTTTCACCTCTCGCTCTTCTTGATCGTCTGCCTGACCTCACAGCGCGGTTTGCGGCGCCGTTTGGTTGAGAAACTCCTTGCTGTTTAAGTCTTCTCTCTTTTGATCTTCGATTCTGAAACCAAACTTGTATAACTCGCATGTTTAATCCAGTTTCTTGAGCTAATTTTTCACGGATATTTCTAGATGGTTTCGGTGTCGCTGCGAATGTAGCTTTGAGAGCCTCAAGTTGCTTGGCTTTTATCGTTGTACGCGGACCCCTTCGTTTTGTTCCAAGCGCTATGTCAAAATCTTCGTCCAAACCATAACTGAGATCCTTCTCTTCGGAATCAGAGTCTACGAAACAATGTAACACACGACACAAAAATTAGATCTATTAAGATTAAATAACCGTTTGTGTATTAATAAACAAAGCAATTCCTTTTTCTACTTACTCACCGGACTTAGCTGGCAGGCGTGATTGATAGTAGTCTTCCTTACAAACGAATTTACTATCTCCCACGTAATACAGTTCATCGCCAGTCAAGATTTGCCGGTTGCAGGTGGAACAATTGAAACATTTGACGTGAAAAACCAAGTGTTTGGCTCGCCTTACCATGTCGTTTGGCGAGATCCCTAAACAACAGCCAGCACATTTGGTTCCATATCGcctgaaaatttttcaaaaataaaatcgTACGTTAAAACGCACAATTCACTGTGATCGCATTAACTCGTTCAGGGCGAAATTTGACAAGACAGTAAACAACTCTACATTCTAAGATTTTGACCGATTATGAGCAGTTTACCTGTAAAAGTCGTTCTTACAAAACAGCTTTCCTTCTCGGGAAAAACACTTGTTCGTGAGTGCGCTTTTGCAGTCATGGCAGTGTACACATTTGATGTGCCACAGTCGATCCAAAACCTTGAGCAGGAATTTGTCCGAAATGGGCAACTCGCATCCTGCGCATTGTTGAACCATACTGCAAATCTGCGCCTTCATCCAGATAATTGTGGCAGCTCGCTTGCTAACTCGTTTCTCCGTCCGCTATGGATGTATGTACGTTTATGTAAAGTACAGGGTTCCACGCGTGAAATTTATGCGAGTAACTCTTCTACGTGCACGGTGGGTGGCACGTTTGACTTAGCAGCTGCTAAACGGGACAGTAAAGCGAATTTAAAAGGAGGGTTTGCGGATTTTCTTAACACTGCCGCACTATTTTATTCGCGGACCAAATTTGCATATAGTTTAAGGCACGGAATGCAAAGTGACGGATGAAAGCCCGCGACTCAGAAAGCACTCAGTTCGCCATGCTACACGTCAATTAGCTTGTTGAAAGACAACACATTTACGCGCTCCTCTTTTGATATCTTTTGACTCCGCCTGTCAAAACGAATTGACAGTTTTCTCTGACAAAGGCCAATGGACATTGAGAGCTTTAGTGGGCGCGAGCCAAACTTTCAACACGGCATTGTTTGACTTGGATTATGTAAACTCAAAAAAATCGCGCAATTTGAACATCTTTTGTGGTTATTGTTCCCTTTGACTGCTTTCATAAGTCAAAGAGCGCCCTCTTGTCTCGCAAGGCTTAACCACGCGTGCGCCTTTTTGAGTCAAGTCACCGATCGATGATGTTCTTAAGGAAACTATGGCATGTTATCTCTCGTCTGTTGTGCGAATATTGGATTACTTCCATTTCCGActgttgaaaacatttttatgcTGGTTTGTACAAGGTGATCTATATCAGCGAAAAAGGCGGCTTCCAGGCTCGACAATCGGAACGGAAAACCTTTTGTGCCGAGATTTACTTAATCTCGTGATAAACCTTATGTTGTTGTCAGTAAAAGATGTCAAAACACTCCCATTTGAGATTGTTTATTTACATACGCTTTTTCCAAACAATACCCAAAAGTTAGGGCATATTCTAATGACACGGTGAGCTGCTCTCGATCTGTTGCGTTCTCGCGGCAACCCAGCGATATTGCCACGATCGCACGCGACAAAAATACACAAAGTAAATTTCTCATCTGCTGCATACGAGCGCCAAAACCGCAGATTTGCATCAGTTCGGGTGGCTCCCGGGAGTCgccgaaaatttccagattacTCGAAGAAGCCTGCTAGCAATTGTTTTTTCAAGTGAATTATTGAGTAATACCTAAACGATTTTCGGTAAAAGCTGGCACTAGGCTTGCTCCTCCACAATAATAAAAACCACCAAATGGTAAAAATTGGTTAACTAGCCCCGTGCCAATTACAAAAATTGCTGTGGTATCTATCGAATTCtactttttcctttcctttcttttttccctttacgTAGTGGATAGAAGTCGAAACATTTTTTTACCAGAATGGTCAAATTTGTATCCCGGCTTTTTCTTCGGTCTTTATGTTAGTTTGTATGCGGTGTTAAACTCTTCAGCACAGCTTTAGTTCAATATGGTAATGTCGAAAAAACACCTGCTGCAAACTTGACACCTGCCTTTTGTGGTTAAGCCGCTGTACCTATTGCCGTGGGCGACCTTAGGCCTCTTTTGATCGACCGATCTCGAACCTGGGCCATCgcaaaaattgttcaaaaaattCTTATGCATCGGGACAGTAACTTCAGATTAAATTGAATACGATTGACTCATCGGGTGGACCCCTTAAGAGTTGCGCTTCCTTTTAATCAAGAAAAGTTTTAGTAACATGTTTCTTATTTTCTCAAGATAGGCATTGATATTTTAATGTAGTTAAGTATACTGGATTTCCTTTACCacatatttaaacaaaaataactaaGGCAGATTGCACTTAGCGAAGACTAGTGCCAGAaatcatgttttcaatttttaccTGCCTTagtcattattttgtttttgttttgttttgttttttcagagaGTTTAATTTCATAACTTTGCatgatttggaaaaaaaaaacgttctcAGCGGATGCTTCATACTTTCAGTTTGATGACTGAAGTTGAAGTTGGTATATTCAATTCAAGCTGCAACATCGTATGGCTAGCGAAGACTAGTGCCAGAaatcatgttttcaatttttaccTGCCTTagtcattattttgtttttgttttgttttgttttttcagagaGTTTAATTTCATAACTTTGCatgatttggaaaaaaaaaacgttctcAGCGGATGCTTCATACTTTCAGTTTGATGACTGAAGTTGAAGTTGGTATATTCAATTCAAGCTGCAACATCGTATGGCTAATATTCGTATTTCCCTTTATTGTGTATGATGCCTGATCTGAAATAAACCAGGGGTCATTTTTGCGCTTTCATCAATAACAGAATTTGTAAGACCAGtcactgtttcatttttgcttttcgaagcttgaaaagcaaaaaagaccaaaatacataaataaatgaaaaaaggaaGCCAATAAACTGTCAATGATACTGTGCAAATGACAAATATACTGCATAGTGAATAAAGAAAGACTGATTGGGCAGAGTGACTCCGGATTCAGATTGTGAATATACCTCCTGTTCGGTCAGGGCATAAATCACTTGTCAAATATTCCCTTTTTCTGTGATTAATAACCACAGCAGGCATTAACATTACTTCCTTTTGATAATTCATATACCACATACCTGTTTTTATCCAGACTTTCTTAGAcctatatttcttttttcctttgacAACTGGTTATTCGGCTTTTGGTGTGTTTTGAAGGAATTTCCTCTCATTTATTTCtggagataaaaataaaagagacataGATCATTAAAATACCTCACATTGATTTGAATGGTCACGTTTGGATCCAAACTATTCATATAAAAACCCTGAATGAGGTAATTAACAGCGCCGTTGGAAAGCTCTACCATGGCCTCTAATTTTCAACGAATCACCTGCCTAAAAGTTTGgccaaaagaagaaaaaagtacaaaaatggACGCTTCGCAATGCATGTGATTTCCAAATTGTTTAAGCAAAGGTATTCATCCACTACTGACAAACTTCAAGTCTCAGTTTAGGCATATGTACCTGCAAAGTGTAATTATCATAGAATAGTGTAATTATCATAGAATAgtctttcttctctctttttcaatcaaggtggAATATTCTAATCACTGCATAGCATAAATTTGTGTTTGGTAGCCTTAGTCGAGCTGGAAAACAAACTATTCTGTCCAACCTTGCTTGATGCGCTTCACAATCCGAATGCTGGTTGGGTCTTTACTTCCAAGGTTGCAATTTAGAACTTTGATAAGAAAAACATTGGTTTATACCTAATAACGGCTTCTCAGGGAACTATACTAAACCTTTCGGAACATACTTAATTCTCAAAGCAGTCCGGCAGACGCAGAACCTGATTGCAGAGTTTGTAAAACAACGATCGGGTGACATGCAGCTCCAAGAACGttacaaatctgcatatttaattagcAAAACCAAGGGCATGCCCTGCACGTGCTCATTTGGTTGCACTTCTTTGCTCTTCTCTTGAAAGCAAGGACGAAAGATGAATTAATTTGAATGACGTATAAGGCACTGAATTTTTAATTATCTCTCtgtgggcgcgatccattcaaccaaaattccaaccggtccgaccgggaaaagaggaccacctcaaaaggtggacccgttttttcgaaacttttccggttggaccgaaccgatccattgagttttgcaccgaaatttccggaaattttggttgaatggatcgcgccgtGTAATTCTGCTCTTAGTTTAACCTTTTTGATAGTTTCCGTACAAAGTAAGTTTTCCCTTCGtgatttgctgtattatttATCAGCGGTGATCGTCGTCAGTTTATGTAGCAAATTCATGTGGGTTAGGGAGTATATATATAGTCTGGTATGTTAAAGTGCCGGCAATGAACTGTTACTGACTGAGGCCCTGGCCTTATCAGTGGCTGAGGAGTCGGtaagtgaaaaataaaattatcgcAAGGGTGCATATTTGCGAATGTAACAAGTTATGTAAACGGAAAAGGGCGGTTGGCCACCCAAGAAGAGTGTTACTTTGGAAGCGAgttaaattttgcatttggtaacaagaaactgaaaaattcCATTGAATGATTAGAACTTGACATAGATATTGTCAGTGGGTCACACTGTCTTCTGTTAGTAGGATGAGCAGAGACACAGCAGATGGCGAAAAAGAGGCCAACTTGGCCGAGGAAATTGAACCGATGAGGATAAACAGAACCTCATATCCGGCTTCAGGTAGCTTACCACTCGACAGAAAAAATAATCTATGGTTAAACG
The Acropora muricata isolate sample 2 chromosome 3, ASM3666990v1, whole genome shotgun sequence genome window above contains:
- the LOC136912564 gene encoding LIM/homeobox protein Lhx1-like, with product MKAQICSMVQQCAGCELPISDKFLLKVLDRLWHIKCVHCHDCKSALTNKCFSREGKLFCKNDFYRRYGTKCAGCCLGISPNDMVRRAKHLVFHVKCFNCSTCNRQILTGDELYYVGDSKFVCKEDYYQSRLPAKSDSDSEEKDLSYGLDEDFDIALGTKRRGPRTTIKAKQLEALKATFAATPKPSRNIREKLAQETGLNMRVIQVWFQNRRSKERRLKQQGVSQPNGAANRAVRSGRRSRRARGENLGNETAPNSEQSINTSHINYSASQNAHFPTATFDDFYMKADPSLLADVPTTLDNSQMLHNTGFNNQAIGMPPNSVNDGSPGMQISNCAMGQNTNCVIYETTAATAGRPVHNTIPSAAEVW